Genomic segment of Arachis hypogaea cultivar Tifrunner chromosome 11, arahy.Tifrunner.gnm2.J5K5, whole genome shotgun sequence:
TGGATGATACATGTGCGTTTGGAGCAGAAGTCTATGTATGCAAGGAAAGAAGCAGAAGTAAAGGGGAATCCATAGTAATGGTGAAGGATTCCTTTACCTACAAGCATGTCTGGGAGATTAACAACTTCTCAAAATTGGACTTAGAATTCTATGACTCTAAAACATTCAATGCTGGAAACTATGAGTGGTACAACAATCACCCTGTTTTGTTTCTGATATATGCTTCCAAAGTGTATCTAAAATATGCTTTGAAATTTACTTACATTGGTCATAATGCTGTTTCTTGCAGGAAGATAAAACTATATCCCAAAGGAAACGGCCCTGGATTTGGCAGTCATCTTTCTTTATACTTAGCCTTATCTAACCCATCAACACTTTCTCCTGTTTCAAAAATATATGCACAGATAACATTACGCATACTTGACCAAAAGCAAGCCAAGCATCACTTTGGAAAAGGTAGAGTTTAGTTCACCTTTAAGACTGCATGAAATTTCCCTGATGCCAGGGACACAAATTGATAGTTTAATTAATAGTTGACACTACTAAAACATTTAATTCAATCCAATAACCTAAGTTCTCTTTTTCTCTACTTGCAGCTAATTACTGGTTTagttcctcaaaccatgaacgtggtGCATCAAGATTGATTCCACTCAGTTACTTCACCAGTCAATACCAGGGTTTTCTGGTGAAGGATAGTTGCTTGGTGGAAGCTGAGGTCCAAATTCTCGGGGTGGTTGAAGCATTGTCCTGAGTTTGTCTATAAAGCAGTCACAATGAAGCACCGACACAATTTCTATTTCGCTTTCCATAGGCATAATTGGTTATATATGAAAGCTATACATGGAACATTGTTAACAaaactaaaatcaaaataaaaacagaaatccGAAAAAGAAAACTTATGGATGGATGAAATTCACATGCTTGGACATACCTTCTCGGTATGTTTCATAAAGCATTGTCGCTTGTATAAATATAATGAAATAATGTACATTACAAATGAGAACAGGTGTCTACAATGGTGAAGAAATGGTTTTCTTTATGATCTATCAATTGTACTTTCCATTTGAAGTACAATTAGTCATTATTTACATTTTACACAAGAGTTTCTACTACCAAATCAGACAAGTGAATTATTTACTGG
This window contains:
- the LOC112722669 gene encoding protein RESTRICTED TEV MOVEMENT 3, whose amino-acid sequence is MDILQDGISRSISDAPPAHYVVRVELFSLLANNSIEKYVSEKFEAGGYKWKLVLHPSGNKGKNIKDHISLYLALDEASLPHPAWEIYVNFRLFLLDQNTDNFLVVQDATGKERRFYKMKAEWGFDKFITLKEFNDASKGYLVDDTCAFGAEVYVCKERSRSKGESIVMVKDSFTYKHVWEINNFSKLDLEFYDSKTFNAGNYEWKIKLYPKGNGPGFGSHLSLYLALSNPSTLSPVSKIYAQITLRILDQKQAKHHFGKANYWFSSSNHERGASRLIPLSYFTSQYQGFLVKDSCLVEAEVQILGVVEALS